One part of the Lotus japonicus ecotype B-129 chromosome 2, LjGifu_v1.2 genome encodes these proteins:
- the LOC130737848 gene encoding mitochondrial import receptor subunit TOM20-like: MDMQQSEFDRLLFFEHARKAAEAEYAKNPLDADNLTRWGGALLELSQFQSFPDSKKMTQEAVSKLEEALVINPKKHDTLWCLGNAHTSQAFLIPDLEEAKVYFDKAAEYFQLAVEEDPENELYKKSWEVAAKAPELHVEIHKHGFGQQQQQSAGIAGPSSSSGTKTQKKKKSSDLKYDIFGWIILAVGIVTWVGFAKSNLPPPPPPR; the protein is encoded by the exons ATGGATATGCAACAGAGCGAGTTCGATCGCCTCTTGTTCTTCGAGCACGCTCGTAAGGCTGCAGAAGCTGAATACGCCAAGAACCCTCTCGATGCTGAT AACTTGACAAGATGGGGTGGAGCTTTGTTAGAGTTATCTCAGTTTCAGAGTTTTCCCGACTCGAAGAAGATGACCCAAG AGGCTGTTTCGAAGCTGGAGGAGGCGCTTGTGATAAATCCCAAGAAGCATGATACACTTTGGTGCCTGGGAAATGCCCACACTTCACAAGCATTTTTAATCCCAGACCTAGAGGAGGCTAAGGTTTATTTTGATAAGGCAGCTGAGTACTTTCAGCTAGCTGTTGAAGAG GATCCTGAAAATGAACTTTACAAGAAATCATGGGAAGTGGCTGCCAAG GCTCCCGAGCTACATGTTGAGATCCACAAGCATGGATTTggtcagcagcagcagcagtcaGCTGGAATAGCTGgaccttcctcttcttctggtACAAAG actcaaaagaaaaagaagagcaGTGATCTGAAGTATGACATATTTGGATGGATCATTCTGGCTGTTGGCATTGTTACATGGGTGGGGTTTGCAAAATCAAAcctgccaccgccaccgcctccACGATAA